The Betta splendens chromosome 4, fBetSpl5.4, whole genome shotgun sequence genome contains a region encoding:
- the LOC129603975 gene encoding uncharacterized protein LOC129603975 produces the protein MDAEETKPLRTKKPVHPVADLEGTDRAVKRDELLELPDIYLNTEKISIGNSCSESDLRDRAGGSLWAESDEESVCVGDERVNEVSDGLPLLVKEAKRQNLPWPSRPDQNDLNDTVGLGNLSLEQITDHVIHAVELCQKQAKEAVKEATRQQQRKEGEKRERRMVSAQPASVPQTPPTPPGMATPQVMYILPGGWTRRPPIRRGGFPADKGRGTGGSHKGGVRCYCCGKTGHVRSHCFDWLRGSRGVPRPKGSADQCGVHSTGY, from the coding sequence atggatgcagaagaaacaaaaccattacggacaaagaagccagttcaccctgtagctgatctagaagggacagacagggcagtgaaaagggatgagttgttagaactgcccgacatttatttaaacacagagaaaatctcaattggaaattcctgcagtgaaagtgatctgcgtgacagagcaggtggatcactgtgggctgagtcagatgaggaatcagtgtgtgtgggtgacgaacgggtaaatgaggtttctgatggacttcctctgctggtcaaagaggcaaagcgtcaaaatctgccctggccttcaagaccagatcagaatgatctgaatgacactgtgggactcggcaacttgtcactagaacaaataactgaccatgtgattcatgctgttgagctgtgtcagaagcaggcaaaggaggcagtgaaagaagcaacacgccagcagcagcgaaaagagggggagaaaagagagaggaggatggtgtctgctcaaccagccagcgtgcctcagaccccacctacaccaccaggcatggccacacctcaggtgatgtacattctaccaggagggtggacaagacgacctcctataaggagaggagggttccctgcagacaaaggcagaggaacaggaggcagccacaaaggaggcgtgagatgctactgctgtgggaagactggtcacgtaagaagccactgctttgattggctacgaggctcacgaggagtgcccagaccaaaggggtccgctgatcaatgtggagtcCACTCAACTgggtactag